Proteins encoded by one window of Thunnus thynnus chromosome 3, fThuThy2.1, whole genome shotgun sequence:
- the slc25a10b gene encoding mitochondrial dicarboxylate carrier, producing the protein MTEKRMSRWYFGGLASCGAACCTHPLDLLKVHLQTQQEVKKRMVGMAVHVVKNNGVLALYNGLSASLCRQMSYSLTRFAIYETVRDMMGSTNKGPMPFYQKVLLGAFGGFTGGFVGTPADMVNVRMQNDMKLPPELRRNYKHAIDGLFRVFREEGVRKLFSGATMASSRGAMVTVGQLACYDQAKQLVLGTGVMGDNILTHFLSSFIAGGCATFLCQPLDVLKTRLMSSKGEYTGVTHCLQETARLGPLAFYKGLVPAGIRLIPHTVLTFIFLEQLKKYFGIRIIS; encoded by the exons ATGACCGAGAAACGCATGTCACGGTGGTATTTCGGTGGGCTGGCGTCCTGCGGGGCAGCCTGCTGCACGCATCCTCTGGATCTCCTCAAG GTACACCTGCAGACACAGCaggaggtgaagaagaggatgGTGGGGATGGCTGTTCATGTGGTGAAGAACAACGGAGTGCTGGCTCTTTACAATGGCCTCTCTGCTTCCCTTTGTCgacag ATGTCCTATTCCCTCACCAGATTTGCCATCTATGAGACAGTGAGGGATATGATGGGCAGCACAAACAAGGGCCCCATGCCCTTCTACCAGAAGGTCCTGCTGGGAGCCTTCGGAg GTTTCACTGGTGGGTTTGTTGGCACGCCGGCTGACATGGTGAATGTCAG GATGCAGAATGACATGAAACTACCACCAGAACTGAGGAGAAA CTATAAACATGCCATCGATGGGCTCTTCAGAGTCTTCAGAGAAG AGGGTGTGAGGAAACTGTTCTCAGGAGCCACCATGGCCTCCAGCAGAGGAGCGATGGTCACTGTCGGACAG TTGGCGTGTTATGACCAGGCCAAGCAGCTCGTGTTGGGAACAGGGGTGATGGGAGACAACATATTGACACACTTTCTTTCCAGTTTCATTGCT ggAGGCTGCGCTACGTTCTTGTGTCAACCACTGGATGTACTAAAGACGAGGCTGATGAGCTCAAAAGGAGAGTACACA GGGGTGACACATTGCTTGCAAGAAACTGCCAGGCTGGGGCCCCTGGCATTTTACAAG GGTCTTGTCCCAGCAGGGATCCGCTTGATTCCTCACACAGTGCTCACCTTCATCTTCCTCGAACAGCTCAAAAAATACTTCGGCATTCGCATCATCTCCTGA
- the LOC137176932 gene encoding claudin-9-like, which yields MVSTGLQVLGLVLAVLGWVCGALVCAAPLWRVSAFVGGELVIAQVLWEGLWMNCLSQTTGHIQCKSYDSTLALPKSAQAARGLTVLSLLLCMLALMLGVAGAKCTHCMGDGNQASKARLARIAGVLFLVAGLVYLIPICWTAYAIIKDFYDPNVAAPLKRELGPALYLGWGASVLLLLGGVLLHVGSSPAGGIALPVYGGAAKDNPRTGAAGEVKQQEKSFV from the coding sequence ATGGTGTCAACAGGTCTTCAGGTGCTGGGCTTGGTGCTGGCTGTGCTGGGTTGGGTGTGTGGGGCGCTGGTGTGTGCGGCTCCTCTGTGGCGTGTGTCTGCCTTCGTAGGTGGAGAGCTGGTGATTGCCCAGGTTTTGTGGGAAGGACTGTGGATGAACTGTCTGTCTCAGACCACGGGCCACATCCAGTGTAAGAGCTATGACTCCACCCTGGCCCTGCCCAAGTCTGCCCAAGCTGCCCGGGGCCTCACTGTTCTCTCCCTGCTGCTCTGCATGCTGGCCCTCATGCTCGGGGTGGCAGGGGCCAAGTGTACTCACTGCATGGGTGACGGTAACCAGGCCTCCAAGGCGCGACTGGCTAGGATAGCAGGGGTGCTCTTCCTTGTGGCTGGCCTGGTCTACTTGATACCCATCTGTTGGACTGCTTATGCGATAATCAAGGACTTCTATGATCCAAACGTTGCAGCACCTTTAAAGAGGGAGTTGGGACCAGCGCTGTACCTGGGCTGGGGGGCCAGCGTGCTTCTCCTGCTGGGGGGTGTTCTGCTACATGTCGGCTCCTCTCCAGCAGGAGGAATAGCACTGCCTGTTTACGGAGGAGCAGCAAAGGACAACCCACGTACAGGGGCAGCAGGAGAGGTGAAGCAACAGGAAAAATCTTTTGTATAA